A single Coregonus clupeaformis isolate EN_2021a chromosome 39, ASM2061545v1, whole genome shotgun sequence DNA region contains:
- the emc4 gene encoding ER membrane protein complex subunit 4, which translates to MATPGGQGGGALSTRGGARRMKWALELTLGNARGRGDRQSNQGDVMYPIGYSDKPVPDTSIQESDKNLVEKRCWDVALGPLKQIPMNLFIMYMSGNTISIFPIMMVCMMAWRPIQALMSMSATFKLLENSNQQWLQGLVYSVGNLLGSALAIYKCQSMGLLPTHSSDWLAFIEPPQRMEIMGGGMVL; encoded by the exons ATGGCGACTCCAGGGGGACAGGGTGGAGGGGCGTTGTCAACTAGAGGAGGAGCTAGGAGGATGAAATGGGCTCTGGAGCTGACCTTGGGCAATGCCAG GGGTCGTGGTGACCGACAGAGTAACCAGGGAGATGTGATGTATCCAATTGGCTATTCAGACAAACCAGTCCCAGACACCAGCATCCAGGAATCAGACAAAAACCTGGTGGAAAAG CGTTGCTGGGACGTAGCTCTGGGACCCCTGAAGCAGATTCCTATGAATCTGTTCATTATGTACATGTCTGGGAACACCATATCCATCTTCCCCATCATGATGGTCTGTATGATGGCCTGGAGGCCCATCCAGGCTCTCATGTCCATGTCTGCCA CATTCAAGCTGTTGGAGAACTCTAACCAGCAGTGGCTTCAGGGGCTGGTCTATTCTGTAGGGAACCTGCTTGGCTCGGCATTGGCTATCTACAAGTGTCAATCAATGGGGCTTCTGCCAACGCACTCTTCTGATTGGCTCGCTTTCATAGAACCGCCTCag AGAATGGAGATTATGGGTGGAGGGATGGTGTTGTGA
- the lpcat4 gene encoding lysophospholipid acyltransferase LPCAT4 has translation MERRNSHQATSDYPHPFVHKLKLTRAQRIRGMVLGSILFPIRFFLAALCFLIMWPIARLRLAGLSEEERSRPVTTGWRRWLLHPIIRFLSRAVFFFLGFIWVRVKGRRAGHKEAPVLAVAPHSSFLDMLVLPETQLATVVSRSENQSIPVIGALLEFNQSVLVNRKNPESRKQAVVQIKERLTSNGYWPQMLMFPEGTTTNGTVLIKFKPGAFLAGVPVQPVLLHYPNKLDTVRWTHTGTTWVEALWHTCSQFYTNVTIEYLPVYTPSQKEKDDPNLYADNVQKLMAKALGIPATDHVMEGRVLTRKLGGLSLPLEPPARETLSLLHKDGLRESEVEAALSNMIDRCQSEQGWRAGVDELAPLLGLTDRQTAAKICGLYSKDDMVDLRQIYLSVTSVSGLLGFKSLLQTAFTLYDRECSGSLTAVDVSDLMGALVGSPQYHTEELYTELSRRGAPTEQDLFRVLTTHPTYQKLISEYFTPEGAESTPPPSLTKGKLGNNNEGSPSDNGTALSYKTADNGSPLPSKKDD, from the exons ATGGAGAGGCGGAACAGTCACCAAGCAACGTCTGATTACCCACACCCATTTGTGCACAAGTTGAAACTGACCAGGGCGCAGAGAATAAGG ggcatgGTGTTGGGCTCCATCCTGTTCCCCATACGATTCTTTCTGGCTGCCCTCTGCTTCCTGATCATGTGGCCAATTGCCCGGCTCCGATTGGCTGGCCTCTCAGAGGAAGAACGGTCCCGGCCAGTAACGACTGGGTGGAGGAGATGGTTACTACACCCCATCATCCGTTTCCTTAGCCGGGCAGTGTTTTTCTTCCTGGGGTTCATCTGGGTCCGGGTCAAAGGTCGTAGGGCGGGGCATAAGGAGGCTCCTGTGCTGGCGGTGGCGCCGCACAGTAGCTTCCTGGATATGTTGGTGCTGCCGGAAACTCAGCTGGCTACGGTGGTGTCTAGATCGGAAAACCAAAGCATTCCTGTTATAGGGG ccctcctGGAGTTTAACCAGTCAGTGTTGGTAAACAGGAAGAATCCAGAGTCCAGGAAACAGGCTGTCGTTCAGATCAAAGAGAGGCTCACCTCCAATGGCTACTGGCCGCAG ATGCTGATGTTCCCAGAAGGCACCACTACAAACGGCACCGTTCTCATAAAGTTCAAACCTG GTGCCTTCCTGGCTGGAGTCCCAGTCCAACCAGTTCTGCTGCACTACCCCAACAAACTG GATACTGTACGCTGGACCCACACGGGAACTACCTG ggTTGAGGCATTGTGGCACACCTGCTCTCAGTTCTACACTAACGTTACTATTGAG TACCTGCCAGTATACACCCCCTCCCAGAAGGAGAAGGATGACCCTAATCTGTATGCAGACAATGTCCAGAAACTCATGGCCAA GGCCCTGGGCATCCCAGCTACAGACCATGTGATGGAGGGGCGTGTTCTTACCAGAAAACTGGGGGGGCTCTCCCTCCCCCTAGAACCGCCTGCCAGAGAAACTCTCTCACTGCTGCACAAAGACGG TCTCCGTGAGTCTGAGGTGGAGGCAGCACTGAGTAACATGATTGACAGGTGTCAGTCAGAACAGGGTTGGAGGGCTGGTGTGGATGAGCTGGCCCCTCTCCtgggactgacagacagacagactgctgcTAAGATCTGTGGACTCTACTCCAAG gatgACATGGTGGACCTCAGACAGATCTATCTAAGTGTGACATCAGTCTCTGGCCTTCTGGGCTTTAAGTCCCTCCTTCAAACTGCATTCACT CTGTATGACCGAGAGTGTAGTGGCAGTCTGACTGCAGTGGACGTGTCTGACCTGATGGGGGCGCTAGTGGGGAGTCCTCAGTACCACACAGAGGAACTGTACACCGAACTGTCCAGGAGAGGAGCGCCCACCGAAC AAGACCTGTTCAGAGTGCTGACCACCCACCCCACCTATCAGAAACTGATCAGCGAGTACTTCACACCTGAGGGGGCGGAGTCCACACCACCACCCTCTCTGACCAAAGGGAAATTGGGGAACAACAATGAAGGATCACCTAGCGACAACGGAACGGCTTTGTCTTACAAAACGGCTGATAACGGCTCTCCTCTGCCCAGTAAGAAAGACGACTGA